In the Drosophila gunungcola strain Sukarami unplaced genomic scaffold, Dgunungcola_SK_2 000001F, whole genome shotgun sequence genome, one interval contains:
- the LOC128261699 gene encoding alpha-protein kinase 1 — MVVCRFFQQGACRYGTKCHNEHFDVKQCLKADMEASLHGMWPFSAYGPFKDKANFPNFIEDQSFEEVRFLCYEAKRQNNFDQFQQQFNREVLEATNKMKTMLQGSPQILDMMIKIHETPEGGSVTAAPQQPNNPFAAAAPAANASASIFGKPALSAGNIFGNATNQAQNTNSIFGGTMANANPGNSIFGGGAAAAGATSVFGQPQQQPAAQAFQGGNIFAQAQVQVQAQQPGNPNPFGGFQQQQQQPQAAGLFGQAANSNVGGLFGQAAQQQQQQPQPGLFAQAAATGFPNQQQQLQQQQIQQQQMQQQQMQQQQQQQQQQQQQQQQQQLQMQQQQMMQQQQMLQQQQQQQQAQMANEVQTTVYSRMEDLNEQEIEAFKSDQFLPGALPFKPPPRELC; from the exons ATGGTTGTGTGCCGGTTTTTTCAGCAAGGCGCATGTCGCTATGGTACAAAATGCCACAACGAGCACTTTGATGTCAA gCAATGTCTTAAGGCCGACATGGAGGCCAGCCTCCATGGGATGTGGCCTTTCTCTGCCTACGGGCCCTTTAAGGACAAGGCCAATTTCCCCAACTTCATCGAGGACCAATCCTTCGAGGAGGTACGCTTTCTGTGCTACGAGGCCAAGCGGCAGAACAACTTCGACCAATTCCAACAGCAGTTTAATCGCGAGGTTTTGGAGGCCACCAACAAGATGAAGACCATGCTGCAGGGGTCGCCCCAGATATTGGACATGATGATCAAGATCCACGAGACGCCGGAGGGCGGGAGTGTGACGGCTGCCCCGCAGCAGCCCAATAATCCctttgctgcagctgctccggCGGCCAATGCATCGGCCTCCATCTTCGGCAAGCCCGCTTTGTCTGCGGGTAATATTTTCGGCAATGCCACCAACCAAGCGCAGAACACCAATAGCATTTTTGGTGGAACCATGGCAAATGCCAATCCGGGCAACAGCATTTTTGGCGGGGGAGCTGCGGCAGCCGGAGCAACAAGTGTCTTTGGACAACCCCAACAACAGCCGGCAGCTCAGGCCTTTCAAGGAGGCAACATTTTCGCCCAGGCTCAAGTCCAAGTGCAGGCCCAGCAGCCCGGGAATCCCAATCCTTTCGGTGgcttccagcagcagcaacagcagcctcAGGCGGCCGGGCTTTTTGGCCAGGCAGCTAATTCCAATGTGGGAGGACTCTTTGGCCAGGCGgctcaacagcagcagcagcaacctcAACCCGGGCTATTTGCCCAGGCAGCGGCAACCGGATTTccaaaccaacaacaacagttgcagcagcaacagattcaacagcagcagatgcaacagcagcagatgcaacagcagcagcagcagcagcaacagcagcagcagcaacagcagcagcagcaattgcaaatgcaacagcagcagatgatgcagcaacaacagatgttgcagcaacagcagcagcagcaacaagctCAGATGGCAAACGAAGTTCAAACCACAGTTTATAGTCGCATGGAAGATCTCAACGAACAGGAAATCGAAGCCTTCAAGTCAGATCAGTTCTTGCCAGGCGCGTTGCCCTTTAAACCACCGCCACGAGAACTTTGCTGA
- the LOC128261698 gene encoding cysteine desulfurase, mitochondrial produces MQKVLGRLQTQVLRCRATNAVATVVRHEASSSKAAAKPAATSKEFRERQVRFNIKNEQTEGRPLYLDAQATTPMDPRVLDAMLPYLTNYYGNPHSRTHAYGWETEQAVEKAREQVATLIGADPKEIIFTSGATESNNISVKGVARFYGTKKRHVITTQTEHKCVLDSCRALENEGFKVTYLPVLVNGLIDLQQLEEAITPETSLVSIMTVNNEIGVKQPIDEIGKLCRSRRVFFHTDAAQAVGKIPLDVNAMNIDLMSISGHKIYGPKGVGALYVRRRPRVRLEPIQSGGGQERGLRSGTVPAPLAVGLGAAAELALHEMDYDKKWVDFLSNRLLDRISSALPHVIRNGDAVATYNGCLNLSFAYVEGESLLMALKDVALSSGSACTSASLEPSYVLRAIGTDEDLAHSSIRFGIGRFTTVEEVDYTADKCIKHVERLREMSPLWEMVQEGIDLKTIQWSQH; encoded by the exons ATGCAGAAAGTGCTGGGTAGACTCCAGACGCAGGTCCTGCGCTGCCGCGCTACAAATGCAGTAGCCACAGTGGTCAGACATGAGGCTAGCTCCTCCAAGGCAGCCGCAAAGCCGGCGGCCACATCTAAAG AATTTCGGGAGAGACAGGTGCGCTTCAACATCAAGAACGAACAGACCGAGGGACGACCCCTGTATCTGGATGCCCAGGCCACCACGCCGATGGATCCACGTGTGCTGGACGCCATGCTGCCCTACCTGACCAACTACTACGGGAATCCGCACTCGCGCACCCACGCCTACGGCTGGGAAACGGAGCAGGCAGTGGAAAAGGCGCGCGAGCAGGTAGCCACATTGATTGGGGCCGATCCCAAGGAGATCATCTTCACATCCGGCGCCACGGAGTCCAACAACATTTCCGTTAAGGGGGTGGCCCGCTTCTACGGCACCAAGAAGCGGCATGTGATTACCACCCAGACGGAGCACAAGTGCGTTTTGGACTCGTGCCGAGCACTTGAGAACGAGGGCTTCAAAGTCACCTACCTGCCTGTGCTGGTCAACGGACTCATCGACCTCCAGCAGCTGGAGGAGGCCATCACTCCGGAGACATCGCTGGTGTCCATCATGACGGTGAACAACGAGATCGGCGTCAAGCAGCCCATCGATGAGATCGGCAAACTGTGTCGCTCCCGTCGCGTATTCTTCCACACGGATGCCGCCCAGGCGGTGGGCAAGATCCCGCTGGACGTGAATGCCATGAACATCGACCTGATGTCCATCTCCGGTCACAAGATTTACGGCCCCAAGGGTGTGGGTGCGCTCTACGTGCGTCGCAGGCCCAGGGTTCGTCTGGAGCCCATCCAAAGTGGCGGCGGCCAGGAGCGTGGCTTGAGGAGCGGCACGGTTCCAGCCCCGCTGGCTGTGGGTCTAGGAGCTGCTGCGGAACTGGCTCTCCATGAGATGGACTACGACAAGAAGTGGGTGGACTTTCTCTCCAATCGCCTGCTGGACAGGATTTCGAGTGCCTTGCCGCATGTCATTAGGAATGGCGATGCCGTAGCCACGTACAATGGTTGCCTGAACTTATCCTTTGCCTACGTCGAAGGCGAGTCCCTGCTGATGGCCCTCAAGGATGTGGCCCTGAGCAGCGGCTCCGCCTGCACCTCCGCCTCCCTGGAACCCTCCTATGTGCTGCGGGCCATCGGCACCGACGAGGATTTGGCCCACAGCTCCATTCGCTTCGGCATTGGCCGCTTCACCACCGTCGAGGAGGTGGACTACACCGCCGACAAGTGCATCAAACATGTGGAGCGGCTGCGCGAGATGTCGCCGCTGTGGGAGATGGTCCAGGAGGGCATCGACCTGAAGACCATCCAGTGGTCTCAGCACTAA
- the LOC128261703 gene encoding very-long-chain (3R)-3-hydroxyacyl-CoA dehydratase hpo-8: MSAKAVKSSKPSASKEPSAVTKLYLFAYNAGQVVGWSYILWQLANYYLLQGPEFRAKVTLWEYTRLAVIIFQNAAFVEILNASFGLVKSNPVVTGFQVFSRMMVVVGVVMATPTGKVSPGLPIALLAWAITEIIRYGYYALNIIKVVPHFVVFLRYTTFIALYPIGVTGELLCFWWAQSYARENSVWSVVMPNKWNATFSYFGFLWIVMLGYIPIFPQLYLHMFAQRRKILGGGSASCASPQKKGN; this comes from the coding sequence ATGTCAGCAAAGGCAGTCAAGTCCAGCAAGCCCAGCGCCTCCAAGGAGCCGTCGGCGGTCACCAAGCTCTACCTGTTCGCCTACAACGCCGGCCAGGTGGTCGGATGGAGCTACATCCTGTGGCAGCTGGCCAACTACTACCTGCTGCAGGGCCCCGAGTTCCGGGCAAAGGTCACGCTGTGGGAGTACACGCGTCTGGCTGTGATCATCTTCCAGAACGCCGCCTTCGTGGAGATCCTGAACGCGTCCTTCGGCCTGGTCAAGTCCAATCCGGTGGTCACCGGTTTCCAGGTGTTCAGCCGCATGATGGTGGTCGTCGGCGTGGTgatggccacgcccactggcAAGGTGTCGCCCGGTCTGCCCATCGCCCTGCTGGCCTGGGCCATCACCGAGATCATCCGTTACGGCTACTACGCCCTTAACATCATCAAGGTTGTGCCCCACTTCGTGGTTTTCCTGCGCTACACCACCTTCATTGCCCTGTATCCCATTGGCGTGACCGGGGAGCTGCTGTGCTTCTGGTGGGCCCAGAGCTACGCCCGCGAAAACAGTGTGTGGAGCGTGGTGATGCCCAACAAGTGGAACGCAACCTTCTCCTACTTTGGATTCCTGTGGATCGTCATGCTGGGCTACATCCCCATCTTCCCGCAACTGTACCTTCACATGTTCGCCCAGCGTCGCAAGATCCTGGGCGGCGGATCAGCGAGTTGTGCTTCACCCCAGAAGAAGGGCAACTGA
- the LOC128261700 gene encoding opsin Rh5 has translation MHLNGPSGPQAYVNESVDEGGVFPMGHGYPVEYQHMVHSHWRGFREAPIYYHVGFYIAFVVLMLLNLFGNGLVLWIFSTSKSLRTPSNLLILNLAIFDLFICTNMPHYLLNATVGYIVGGDLGCDIYALNGGISGMGASITNAFIAFDRYKTISNPIDGRLSYGQIVLLIMFTWLWATPFSVLPLFQIWGRFQPEGFLTTCSFDYLTNTDENRLFGGTIFVWSYVIPMAMILVSYYKLFTHVRDHEKMLADQAKKMNVKSLSANANADIMSVELRIAKAAMIIYMLFIVAWTPYSVVALIGCFGEQQIITPIVSMLPCLACKSVSCLDPWVYAASHPKYRLELERRLPWLGIREKQAASGSSAGQESVASVSGDTLALSVQN, from the exons ATGCACCTCAACGGCCCAAGTGGGCCGCAGGCCTATGTGAACGAAAGCGTTGATGAAGGAGGAGTGTTCCCGATGGGACATGGATATCCGGTGGAGTACCAACACATGGTGCACTCCCATTGGCGGGGATTCAGAGAGGCGCCTATCTACTATCATGTTGGATTTTACATTGCCTTTGTCGTCCTTATGCTTTTAAATCTTTTCGGCAATGGCCTGGTTCTCTGGATCTTTTCCAC ATCGAAATCTTTGCGTACTCCCTCTAACTTGCTGATTCTCAACCTGGCTATTTTCGATCTGTTCATCTGCACCAATATGCCCCATTATCTGCTCAACGCAACAGTTGGCTATATAGTGGGAGGCGATCTGGGATGCGATATATACGCTTTGAACGGAGGCATCTCCGGAATGGGAGCTTCCATAACTAATGCCTTTATTGCCTTCGATCGGTACAAGACAATATCAAACCCGATAGACGGACGGTTGAGCTATGGCCAGATTGTTCTGCTAATAATGTTCACCTGGTTGTGGGCCACGCCATTTTCAGTACTGCCCCTATTTCAGATTTGGGGACGTTTTCAACCAG aggGCTTCCTGACCACTTGCTCCTTTGACTACCTGACCAACACGGACGAAAACCGGCTGTTTGGGGGTACCATCTTCGTGTGGTCCTATGTGATTCCGATGGCCATGATCCTCGTTTCCTACTACAAGCTCTTCACCCACGTCCGCGATCACGAGAAGATGCTGGCGGATCAGGCCAAGAAGATGAACGTTAAGTCGCTGTCGGCCAATGCCAATGCGGACATCATGAGCGTGGAACTGCGGATCGCCAAGGCGGCTATGATTATTTACATGCTGTTCATCGTGGCCTGGACCCCGTACTCGGTGGTGGCGCTGATCGGATGCTTCGGGGAGCAGCAGATAATCACGCCAATCGTATCGATGCTTCCGTGCCTGGCCTGCAAGTCGGTGTCCTGCCTGGATCCCTGGGTCTATGCCGCCAGCCATCCCAAGTATCGTCTGGAGCTGGAGCGCCGGCTGCCATGGCTGGGAATCCGCGAGAAGCAGGCCGCATCCGGCTCATCTGCTGGCCAGGAGAGTGTGGCCAGTGTCAGCGGCGATACTCTGGCTCTCAGTGTGCAAAACTAA
- the LOC128261687 gene encoding WD repeat-containing protein 81: MDDSELIWPEIGVDPQHVCQAGGEGRFQVICDKAWLQSLERNRRLTHFPSWPLLNRRAYPTGQLEHPWTRILVQTYRKQPQSRVYPLPRISAEASADLPLSYSQAVSFVAHSNFKQLWEEAYRKYNGAHVKLCKSSPTASSAKPPSGQGQGQLQAHDVVLKELIQRVYQCPVLHSQLDREGNGDPPSTTTSNSTGNCHANVLPALVAIESSTHFSVFFYPPALECNLYDCITFSPALLGKNYNKTLFVIYQILQLAKHLQGQGIFLGDLRLQHIVLRENLWLQVLPRLQCNLLEDDPAGEDMSPLTPMASEDLGETGDPQQQPRPSSSTMFDLRFAYDPAHFNLREYAEMWCNGQLSNFDYLTILNNACGRSLTNAAHHHIMPWVTDFNGRGGANWRDLTKSKYRLNKGDVHLDLMYAHASQHGSGDGGYQPVGDQAPHHVSDFLSEITYFVYMARRTPQAILCAHVRPIWVPAEYPVSIQRLQEWTPDECIPEFYSDPMIFKSIHEDLPDLELPAWATCPEDFICKHREALESQYVSERLHHWIDLNFGCKLSGKAAVKSKNVCLTLVDQHRNLSQRGIVQLFANAHPPRRYATPWFSKTAPRLSQLYASPSKRLAKSTENLQAETGTGSSHLSLRLGDDGSSSSVHSSSASASASNFYAITNFIELPENYNPALLLQNLETLEAFYARTFPQQRPTVNPEEKMISSDLLFEQNSAEHSFTNQLFASGGEITTKSKNLLREKRNSLQQLVSGRRERDLQVLGCLMVELFAMQRLRPLLMGNGLSAAFEARLSACRTVAQMHRQELPKPVRRVVRLLLQLEDAGEDDQGLPQPTSAAQLVEPMFANLLLPFPSHYMAVYALVRSLHAFEANAVLLELHTHFSCKGGRECARYTEMDRQRVLFERKIAECKVMSCCAHVKKLLEPVAFAYEQFTPVELLLPHIIDLLRDERTSILTAWNLFDPIAQALGVAQTQQHLLQPLLKLYDVEGVTSPEDGGGSNGASNSGGHLRFSASSSFKSRKSVKLYHHSFLLRLIVRFGLRCFLHHFIAPLIEAVGGYKEPEQGNGYHYHSGGSRRTSKNLNFAAAEEEVQHANEPEPKPDIEELFTFEDDHDRASTQDSKSIDSFDMRPSTSAASAEEARESDGSPDKLVINELIYGARISPDKLSLREGQTPPALVPPPLGPRSPTIEIPVCPTAGGIRRSFQLSAIDCDIGSRKSVDSFELISQAVEQLPPPAVDTEAEATDSLQASVISRLSEAKAVQNNRISEMSAESLVWLSHRLGPVLTSRFITRNLLKLLSLCYVGQENLLPELDDGGFNGSPEAANLNYFSIANARVVGDRSAARVLECLMSIAALYGENFLLLQYFPHISELIGLCSKRITGSLEGAIISSLQLLKYMVPCLTDASIMEHLQHILLEAILLPILRLLSSTNLLMPSGYLGRSLLARKFLDAIYALSVRLGSDMTREHLCQSLLSPFFLIFNKAFGLPNDFACDLANLSLVGGASQQERALAELRDVFGPELAHTAYLCFLRFLGEANMKRTLSNLEFVLTLCHEHEQPSGHEPSKTQLATSVSSGQDVDSVDASCELAANSFGTQIVGNRLQVARNNVELIDMVAYKLDQMPNTRHLKGNWLAYWRNETTRSEKDNQTLNLKQIRLQSFVGHTNSVRAIYALDNENSFISASKDKTVKLWSLRSEGDGRKTSACQFTYTAHKKSINSLGFLESLRYVVSCDSGIHLWDPFIGRPLGILDAPRHSAVTVVKCLPSHSPLVIAGTAESTVKMVDARSLEYVNEWRVCNAALPNATVRCLAVAPSGNWLAAGLSSGCIVQLDTRTGMVINSWRPMECDLLQLTAPSDQFLVSSALDHSLAVWHALDGIMHYQLKPPPEPAHFLQSVGSSLVYATTGNRVGVYADVAHCHAFNTITKLRSETFRGVLTSLAVLPLNRAFLAGNESGNIALLC; encoded by the exons ATGGACGACAGCGAACTGATTTGGCCCGAGATCGGTGTGGATCCGCAGCATGTGTGCCAGGCGGGCGGCGAGGGGCGATTCCAAGTGATCTGCGACAAGGCCTGGCTGCAATCGCTGGAGCGGAACAGGCGGCTCACCCACTTTCCCAGCTGGCCACTGTTGAATCGCAGGGCCTATCCCACGGGACAACTGGAGCACCCGTGGACCCGGATTCTGGTGCAGACGTACCGCAAACAGCCGCAGTCGAGGGTCTACCCGCTGCCCAGGATCTCCGCTGAGGCGTCGGCAGACTTGCCCCTCTCCTACTCGCAGGCCGTGTCCTTTGTGGCCCACAGCAACTTTAAGCAGCTGTGGGAGGAGGCCTACAGGAAGTACAATGGCGCCCATGTCAAGCTCTGCAAATCTTCGCCCACGGCATCCTCGGCAAAGCCACCCAGTGGCCAGGGGCAGGGACAACTGCAAGCTCATGATGTGGTGCTCAAAGAGCTTATCCAACGCGTCTATCAATGCCCCGTGCTGCACTCTCAGTTGGATCGCGAGGGAAATGGTGACCCACCTAGCACTACCACGTCGAATTCCACCGGCAACTGTCACGCCAACGTCTTGCCCGCCCTGGTGGCCATCGAGTCCTCGACGCACTTCAGTGTCTTCTTTTATCCACCGGCTCTGGAATGCAACCTCTACGATTGCATCACCTTCAGTCCGGCACTATTGGGAAAGAACTACAATAAGACGCTGTTTGTGATCTACCAGATCCTCCAGCTGGCCAAGCATCTTCAAGGACAGGGCATCTTTCTGGGCGATCTTCGCCTGCAGCATATCGTGCTGCGCGAGAATCTCTGGCTGCAAGTTTTGCCGCGGCTCCAGTGCAATCTGCTGGAGGATGATCCAGCCGGGGAGGATATGTCGCCACTGACGCCCATGGCCAGCGAGGATTTGGGAGAGACGGGGGatccgcagcagcagccacgGCCCTCCAGCAGCACCATGTTCGACCTGCGATTCGCCTACGATCCCGCCCACTTCAATCTGCGCGAGTATGCCGAGATGTGGTGCAATGGGCAGTTGTCCAACTTCGACTACCTCACCATCCTGAACAATGCGTGTGGCAGGAGTCTGACCAATGCCGCCCACCACCACATCATGCCCTGGGTGACCGACTTCAATGGACGCGGAGGAGCCAATTGGCGAGATTTGACCAAAAGCAAGTATCGCCTGAACAAGGGAGATGTGCATCTGGATCTCATGTACGCCCATGCAAGTCAGCATGGAAGCGGAGACGGCGGCTACCAACCTGTTGGCGATCAGGCGCCCCACCACGTCTCCGACTTTCTCTCCGAGATCACATACTTTGTGTACATGGCGAGGAGAACGCCCCAGGCCATCCTCTGCGCCCACGTGCGTCCCATTTGGGTGCCCGCTGAGTATCCGGTGTCCATTCAGCGCCTACAGGAGTGGACGCCAGACGAGTGCATACCCGAGTTCTACTCAGATCCCATGATCTTCAAGAGCATCCACGAAGATCTGCCGGATCTGGAGCTGCCCGCCTGGGCCACCTGTCCCGAAGACTTTATCTGCAAGCACCGCGAGGCTTTGGAGTCCCAGTACGTCAGCGAACGACTGCATCATTGGATTGATCTCAACTTCgg ATGCAAACTAAGTGGCAAGGCGGCGGTTAAGTCCAAGAATGTCTGCCTCACGCTGGTGGATCAGCACAGGAATCTCAGCCAGCGCGGCATCGTCCAGCTCTTTGCCAACGCCCATCCCCCGCGTCGCTATGCCACGCCCTGGTTTAGCAAAACCGCCCCCAGGCTAAGCCAACTGTACGCCAGTCCCTCAAAGCGTCTGGCCAAAAGTACGGAGAACCTGCAGGCCGAGACTGGAACTGGATCGTCCCACCTCTCGCTGCGTCTGGGCGATGATGGATCCAGCAGCTCTGTTCACAGCAGTTCGGCCTCCGCTTCGGCGTCGAATTTCTATGCGATTACAAACTTTATTGAACTGCCGGAGAACTACAATCCCGCGCTGCTGCTTCAGAATCTGGAGACTCTGGAGGCGTTCTATGCGCGCACCTTCCCCCAGCAGCGGCCGACGGTTAATCCTGAAGAGAAAATGATCagcagtgatcttttattcgaaCAGAACTCAGCGGAGCACTCTTTTACAAACCAGTTGTTTGCCAGTGGTGGAGAAATCACCACAAAGTCAAAGAATCTGCTGAGAGAGAAAAGGAATTCGCTGCAGCAACTTGTGAGTGGCAGGAGGGAGCGGGATCTGCAAGTCCTAGGATGCCTCATGGTGGAGCTCTTCGCCATGCAACGTTTGCGTCCGCTTCTGATGGGAAATGGTTTGAGTGCCGCCTTCGAAGCTCGCCTCTCCGCCTGCCGAACGGTGGCCCAGATGCATCGCCAGGAGTTGCCCAAGCCAGTGCGCCGAGTGGTGCgtctgctgctgcaactggaGGATGCCGGAGAAGATGATCAAGGGCTGCCACAACCAACCAGTGCGGCTCAGCTGGTGGAGCCGATGTTCGCCAACCTGTTGCTCCCATTTCCCAGCCACTACATGGCCGTGTATGCTCTAGTCAGATCTCTGCACGCTTTCGAGGCCAATGCAGTGCTCCTGGAGCTGCACACCCACTTCAGTTGCAAGGGCGGAAGGGAGTGCGCCAGGTACACGGAGATGGACCGCCAAAGAGTGCTATTCGAACGGAAAATCGCCGAGTGCAAGGTCATGTCGTGCTGTGCCCATGTGAAGAAGCTTCTCGAACCTGTGGCCTTTGCCTACGAGCAGTTTACGCCagtggagctgctgctgccccaCATCATCGATCTCTTGCGGGACGAACGTACATCGATCTTGACCGCCTGGAACTTGTTCGATCCCATAGCGCAGGCTTTGGGCGTGGCCCAAACCCAACAGCATCTGCTGCAACCTCTGCTGAAGCTTTACGACGTTGAGGGTGTAACTTCTCCGGAGGATGGTGGTGGCTCCAATGGCGCCAGCAACAGTGGTGGCCATCTTCGCTTCTCCGCCAGCAGTTCGTTCAAGTCGAGGAAGTCAGTGAAGCTGTATCACCACAGTTTCCTGCTCCGTTTGATCGTTCGCTTCGGACTGCGGTGCTTTCTGCACCACTTTATAGCACCGCTCATAGAAGCAGTTGGTGGCTACAAGGAACCGGAACAGGGCAATGGCTATCACTACCACAGTGGCGGCAGCAGAAGGACGAGTAAGAACCTCAACTTTGCCGCCGCCGAGGAGGAAGTGCAGCACGCAAATGAACCGGAACCGAAGCCCGACATCGAAGAGCTGTTCACCTTCGAGGATGATCATGACAGGGCGTCCACCCAGGATAGCAAGTCCATCGACTCCTTCGACATGCGTCCCAGCACCAGTGCCGCCAGTGCGGAGGAGGCCCGTGAGTCGGACGGATCGCCGGATAAACTGGTGATCAATGAGCTCATCTACGGAGCTAGAATATCGCCAGATAAACTGTCCCTAAGGGAGGGTCAAACGCCGCCTGCCTTGGTCCCACCTCCACTGGGACCCCGCTCGCCCACCATTGAGATTCCAGTGTGTCCCACTGCCGGTGGCATTCGTCGCAGTTTCCAGCTAAGCGCCATCGACTGCGACATTGGCTCCCGCAAGAGCGTGGACAGCTTTGAGCTGATCAGCCAGGCGGTGGAGCAGCTGCCTCCGCCAGCCGTCGACACCGAAGCAGAGGCCACGGACTCCCTACAGGCATCCGTGATCTCCCGGCTGTCGGAGGCCAAGGCCGTGCAGAACAACCGCATCAGCGAGATGAGCGCCGAGAGTCTGGTGTGGCTGTCGCATCGACTGGGTCCGGTGCTCACCTCCCGGTTTATCACCAGGAATCTTCTCAAGCTGCTCTCGTTGTGCTACGTGGGCCAGGAGAACCTGCTGCCGGAGTTGGACGATGGTGGCTTCAATGGCAGCCCCGAGGCGGCCAACCTCAACTACTTCAGTATTGCCAATGCGAGGGTCGTCGGGGATCGCAGTGCAGCTAGAGTTCTGGAGTGCCTCATGTCCATAGCGG CTCTCTATGGTGAAAACTTCCTCCTGCTGCAGTACTTTCCGCACATCAGCGAACTGATTGGACTGTGCTCCAAACGCATAACTGGCAGCCTGGAGGGAGCCATCATCAGTTCGCTGCAGCTGCTCAAGTACATGGTTCCCTGTCTGACCGATGCCAGCATTATGGAGCATCTGCAGCACATCCTGCTGGAGGCCATTCTTCTGCCCATTCTGCGTCTGTTGAGCTCCACCAATCTGCTGATGCCCAGTGGTTATTTGGGACGCTCGTTGCTGGCACGAAAGTTCCTCGACGCGATTTATGCTCTAAGTGTGCGCCTGGGATCGGACATGACCCGCGAGCATCTCTGCCAGTCGCTGCTCAGTCCGTTCTTCCTGATCTTCAACAAGGCGTTTGGCCTGCCAAATGACTTTGCCTGCGATCTGGCCAATCTTTCGCTGGTTGGCGGTGCCTCGCAGCAGGAACGTGCCCTGGCGGAGTTAAGGGATGTCTTTGGTCCGGAGCTGGCGCATACGGCCTATCTATGTTTCCTTCGTTTCCTGGGTGAGGCCAACATGAAGCGGACTCTGAGCAATCTGGAATTTGTCCTGACCCTGTGCCACGAACACGAGCAGCCCAGTGGTCATGAGCCGAGCAAAACCCAACTGGCGACCAGTGTGAGTTCGGGACAAGATGTGGACTCTGTGGATGCCAGCTGCGAACTGGCTGCCAATAGCTTTGGCACCCAGATCGTTGGAAATCGCCTGCAGGTGGCCAGGAACAATGTGGAACTGATCGACATGGTGGCCTACAAACTGGACCAGATGCCCAACACTCGACATCTGAAGGGCAACTGGTTGGCCTACTGGCGCAATGAGACGACGCGCAGTGAGAAGGACAACCAGACGCTCAATCTCAAGCAGATACGGCTGCAGTCCTTTGTGGGACACACCAACTCGGTGAGGGCCATCTATGCCCTGGATAACGAGAATAGCTTCATTTCCGCCTCCAAAGACAAAACCGTCAAGCTGTGGTCACTGCGCAGCGAGGGCGATGGCCGAAAGACCAGCGCCTGTCAGTTCACTTACACGGCGCACAAGAAGTCCATTAACTCGCTGGGCTTCCTGGAATCCTTGCGCTATGTGGTCTCCTGTGACTCGGGCATCCATCTGTGGGATCCATTCATTGGCAGACCTCTGGGCATCCTCGATGCTCCTCGTCACAGTGCCGTCACGGTGGTCAAGTGCCTGCCCTCGCATTCGCCGCTTGTAATAGCCGGCACAGCAGAGTCCACGGTGAAGATGGTCGATGCCAGGAGTTTGGAGTACGTGAACGAGTGGCGGGTATGCAATGCGGCCCTGCCCAATGCCACGGTCCGTTGCCTGGCGGTGGCTCCGTCTGGGAATTGGTTGGCCGCAGGACTCTCATCCGGATGCATCGTTCAGCTGGACACGCGCACTGGGATGGTGATCAACTCGTGGCGACCCATGGAATGTGATTTGCTGCAGTTGACGGCGCCGAGTGATCAGTTCCTGGTGAGCTCCGCTTTGGATCACAGCCTGGCCGTTTGGCATGCCCTCGATGGCATCATGCACTATCAACTTAA aCCTCCTCCAGAACCCGCCCATTTCCTGCAGAGTGTTGGCTCTTCTTTGGTCTATGCCACCACTGGCAACCGTGTCGGCGTCTATGCGGATGTGGCCCATTGCCACGCCTTCAACACGATCACCAAGCTGCGGTCCGAGACATTCCGGGGTGTGCTCACCTCCCTGGCCGTTTTGCCCCTGAATCGAGCCTTTCTCGCCGGCAACGAGAGCGGAAACATTGCCCTGCTTTGCTAG